The following coding sequences lie in one Polluticoccus soli genomic window:
- a CDS encoding diacylglycerol kinase family protein codes for MPNFFDNVRYAVAGIRSFFSTEQNGRAQGIIALLVVTAGFLFRITAMEWVLVLGCIALVICLEMVNSAIEKVCNLITSEYNPAIKVIKDIAAGAVLLAAIISAVIGAIIFLPYINSILTIK; via the coding sequence ATGCCTAATTTTTTTGATAATGTCAGGTATGCCGTTGCAGGTATCCGCTCGTTCTTTTCAACCGAGCAGAATGGCCGTGCGCAGGGCATTATCGCTCTATTGGTGGTTACCGCGGGCTTCCTTTTCAGGATCACTGCCATGGAATGGGTGCTTGTATTAGGCTGCATTGCGCTGGTTATATGCCTCGAAATGGTCAATTCAGCCATCGAAAAGGTCTGCAACCTTATAACCTCAGAGTATAATCCCGCTATCAAGGTGATCAAAGACATTGCTGCAGGTGCAGTGCTACTGGCAGCTATTATCTCTGCTGTTATAGGCGCGATTATTTTCCTTCCCTATATCAATTCGATTTTAACGATAAAATAG
- the clpP gene encoding ATP-dependent Clp endopeptidase proteolytic subunit ClpP, which yields MNSNEFHKYAIKHHGISSATLHNYTSSMIRVPQGLTPYIIEERPLNVASMDVFSRLMMDRIIFLGEAINDYVANIVTAQLLFLESTDRNRDVQMYINSPGGSVYAGLGIYDTMQIINPDVSTICTGIGASMAAVLMCAGTKGKRTALKHSRIMIHQPLGGAEGQASDIEITAREIAKLKKELYEIIASHSGQKFSKVEKDSDRDYWMTAQEAKEYGMVDEVLERNPRKAGDSTETK from the coding sequence ATGAATTCAAACGAATTTCACAAATATGCCATTAAACATCATGGCATCAGCAGTGCCACACTGCACAACTATACTTCCTCAATGATACGCGTTCCGCAAGGCCTTACTCCATATATCATCGAAGAACGTCCGCTGAACGTTGCGTCTATGGACGTGTTCTCTCGTTTGATGATGGACCGTATCATTTTCCTGGGTGAAGCAATTAATGACTATGTAGCCAACATCGTTACGGCGCAATTGTTGTTCCTCGAAAGCACAGACCGAAACAGGGATGTACAGATGTATATCAACAGCCCGGGCGGTAGTGTATACGCAGGTTTAGGTATTTATGATACTATGCAGATCATCAATCCTGACGTGTCTACCATCTGCACGGGTATCGGTGCTTCTATGGCTGCGGTACTGATGTGCGCTGGTACTAAAGGTAAACGTACTGCCCTGAAGCATAGCCGCATCATGATACACCAACCACTTGGTGGAGCGGAAGGCCAGGCCAGCGATATCGAGATCACAGCCCGCGAGATAGCTAAGCTGAAAAAAGAACTGTATGAGATCATTGCATCTCACTCAGGACAAAAATTCAGCAAAGTGGAAAAAGACAGCGACCGTGATTACTGGATGACAGCTCAGGAAGCTAAGGAATACGGTATGGTAGACGAAGTGCTGGAACGCAACCCGCGTAAAGCAGGAGACAGTACCGAAACAAAATAA
- the gyrB gene encoding DNA topoisomerase (ATP-hydrolyzing) subunit B, whose translation MSTENEVLQAPPSYDAGSIQVLEGLEAVRKRPAMYIGDIGVKGLHHLVYEVVDNSIDEALAGHCKNITVTIHTDNTISVQDDGRGIPTGMHPKEGRSALEVVMTVLHAGGKFDKDSYKVSGGLHGVGVSCVNALSSHMHTTVFREGKIFEQEYSCGVPLYAVREIGTSDKRGTLQHFKPDNTIFKDTVYNREILAARLRELSYLNKGIRITLTDEREQVEGEEVKTLTEEFYSEGGIIEFVQMLDRNGKRDPLLGTPIFVEAHDKESNVAVDVALSYNTSYNEHIFSYVNNINTIEGGTHVAGFRRSITRVFKAYGDKNKLFEKAKVEITGDDFREGLSAIISVKVPEPQFEGQTKTKLGNNEVMGVVDVCVSRVLDAFLEEHPKEAKLIIDKVILAAQARAAARKAREMVQRKSVLTGGGMPGKLADCSDRDPERCELYLVEGDSAGGTAKQGRDRSYQAILPLRGKILNVEKAQEYKIYENEEIKNMFTALGVSVGTPEDAKALNITKLRYHKIIIMTDADVDGSHIATLILTFFFRYMKELVEQGYVYLAQPPLYLVKKGKEAEYCWGEEQRKAAVDRMANGKEDSVNIQRYKGLGEMNADQLWETTMNPATRILKQVTIESAAEADRVFSMLMGDEVAPRREFIESHAKYAKIDV comes from the coding sequence ATGAGTACAGAAAACGAGGTTTTACAAGCTCCCCCCAGTTATGATGCTGGTAGTATCCAGGTATTAGAAGGTCTTGAAGCGGTGCGTAAACGCCCTGCGATGTATATCGGTGATATCGGTGTCAAAGGCTTACACCACCTGGTATACGAAGTAGTGGATAACTCGATAGATGAAGCACTTGCTGGCCATTGTAAAAATATCACCGTTACTATTCATACCGATAATACGATCAGCGTACAGGATGATGGTCGCGGTATCCCCACAGGCATGCACCCCAAAGAGGGCCGTTCTGCCCTTGAGGTTGTAATGACCGTGCTGCACGCCGGTGGTAAGTTCGATAAAGACAGCTATAAAGTATCAGGTGGTCTGCACGGTGTGGGTGTGAGTTGCGTAAACGCACTCAGCAGCCACATGCACACTACGGTTTTCCGCGAAGGAAAGATATTTGAACAGGAATACAGCTGTGGTGTACCGCTGTATGCTGTACGTGAAATAGGCACGAGCGATAAGCGTGGTACCCTGCAACATTTCAAGCCCGACAATACCATTTTCAAAGACACGGTATACAACCGCGAGATACTGGCAGCCCGCCTGCGCGAACTGTCTTACCTGAACAAAGGTATTCGCATCACCCTGACCGATGAGCGTGAGCAGGTAGAAGGGGAAGAAGTAAAAACACTGACAGAAGAATTCTACAGCGAAGGTGGTATCATCGAATTCGTGCAAATGCTGGACCGTAATGGTAAGCGTGATCCACTGTTGGGTACGCCTATCTTTGTTGAAGCACATGATAAAGAGTCTAACGTAGCGGTAGATGTAGCCCTGTCGTACAACACTTCGTACAACGAGCACATCTTCTCTTATGTAAATAACATCAACACCATCGAAGGTGGTACGCACGTTGCGGGTTTCCGCCGTTCTATCACACGTGTGTTCAAAGCTTATGGCGATAAGAACAAACTGTTCGAAAAAGCCAAAGTGGAGATCACGGGTGATGACTTCCGCGAAGGTTTGAGTGCTATCATTTCGGTAAAAGTTCCGGAGCCGCAGTTCGAAGGTCAGACAAAAACCAAGCTGGGTAATAACGAGGTGATGGGTGTGGTAGACGTTTGCGTTAGCCGTGTGCTGGACGCTTTCCTCGAAGAGCATCCGAAAGAAGCCAAGCTGATCATCGACAAAGTGATCCTTGCGGCACAGGCGCGTGCAGCAGCACGTAAAGCCCGCGAAATGGTGCAACGTAAAAGTGTACTGACAGGTGGTGGTATGCCTGGTAAACTTGCTGACTGCTCGGATCGCGATCCTGAACGTTGCGAATTATACCTCGTGGAAGGTGATTCGGCCGGTGGTACTGCTAAACAAGGCCGCGACCGTAGCTACCAGGCCATCCTGCCGCTTCGTGGTAAGATCCTGAACGTAGAAAAAGCGCAAGAGTATAAGATATACGAGAATGAAGAGATCAAGAACATGTTCACTGCCCTGGGTGTTAGCGTTGGTACGCCTGAGGATGCAAAAGCACTGAACATTACCAAGCTTCGTTACCACAAGATCATCATCATGACCGATGCCGACGTGGATGGTTCACACATTGCCACGCTGATCCTGACCTTCTTCTTCCGCTATATGAAAGAGCTGGTAGAGCAGGGTTATGTTTACCTGGCGCAACCACCTCTGTATTTGGTGAAGAAAGGTAAAGAAGCAGAATATTGCTGGGGCGAAGAGCAGCGTAAAGCGGCTGTTGACCGTATGGCGAATGGTAAAGAAGACAGCGTGAATATTCAACGTTACAAAGGTCTTGGTGAGATGAACGCAGATCAGCTGTGGGAAACAACCATGAACCCTGCAACACGTATCCTGAAACAGGTTACTATTGAGAGCGCTGCTGAAGCAGACCGCGTATTCTCTATGCTGATGGGCGACGAGGTTGCACCTCGCCGCGAGTTCATCGAATCGCATGCTAAGTATGCGAAGATCGATGTGTAA
- the yidC gene encoding membrane protein insertase YidC, producing MDRNSVIGFGLLILLLIGYVVYNQQSQSAYLEQKRADSIAYAKAHPKPLVDSAKLVAQAQQAADTLNDSLRAAMPPAYTGQAQTVKLENKQLSVDFTTKGAHPTSARLVEYKTSQGGPLYLFNGADNQLSAVLPINNGAVATSDLYYTPSERTEPDGSKTIQFTADMGNGQAVNILYSLPAEGYMLKGSIQLTGMQVQSLPITWQTQTLHTERTLATERQNAQVYYHQKNNDHDYFTINNQEKIEVDEPAHWVGLRMQYFSTAFIADDAFNKVTTNSTTNVPDSNVVAKNHTAIDAKTTNNQVGFRWYIGPNHYKTLRSYKIDLDEMVPLGYGVMSFVKYINKWLIIPIFNTLSQFITNYGVIIMIMTIMIRLILSFFTYKSYLSAAKMRVLKPEIDELRAKYGEDQQKFSMEQMKLFRTAGVNPLGGCLPTLFQLPILFAMYYFFPTSIELRQQPFLWANDLSTYDSIATLPFNIPFYGDHVSLFTLLMTASSLFLALYNRNMTQQDPNNPMLKYMPYIFPFMLIGVFNKMAAALTFYYFFSNMISIAQQFIIQKYIINEKAIHAQIQENKNKPATPSKWQQRLEQMQKSQMDRMQQQPKKK from the coding sequence ATGGATCGTAATTCCGTCATAGGCTTTGGCCTATTAATACTGCTGCTGATAGGATATGTTGTGTATAACCAGCAGTCGCAAAGTGCTTACCTCGAACAGAAACGTGCAGATTCAATAGCGTATGCCAAGGCACATCCAAAGCCATTGGTTGATTCGGCAAAGCTGGTAGCACAAGCGCAACAAGCTGCTGATACATTGAACGACTCACTCCGTGCTGCAATGCCTCCTGCTTACACAGGCCAGGCGCAAACGGTAAAACTGGAGAACAAACAACTGTCGGTTGATTTCACTACCAAAGGCGCTCATCCAACCAGTGCAAGGTTGGTCGAATATAAGACCTCTCAAGGCGGACCATTGTACCTTTTCAATGGTGCGGACAACCAGCTGTCTGCGGTGCTGCCGATCAACAACGGTGCTGTTGCTACTTCAGATCTTTACTATACTCCAAGCGAACGTACAGAACCTGATGGCAGCAAGACCATCCAGTTCACAGCCGATATGGGCAACGGACAGGCTGTAAATATTTTGTATTCGCTGCCTGCAGAAGGTTACATGCTCAAAGGCAGCATCCAACTGACAGGAATGCAAGTGCAAAGCCTGCCAATTACCTGGCAGACGCAAACGCTGCATACAGAACGCACACTTGCTACTGAGCGTCAGAATGCACAAGTGTATTACCACCAAAAGAACAACGACCACGACTACTTCACCATCAACAACCAGGAGAAGATCGAAGTGGATGAACCTGCACACTGGGTGGGCTTGCGCATGCAGTACTTTTCTACGGCTTTCATCGCCGACGATGCTTTTAACAAAGTCACTACCAACAGCACTACCAATGTTCCTGATAGCAACGTGGTTGCCAAGAACCACACAGCCATTGATGCGAAGACAACTAACAACCAGGTAGGTTTCCGTTGGTACATCGGTCCTAATCATTACAAAACCCTGCGCTCGTACAAAATAGACCTCGATGAAATGGTACCGTTGGGCTACGGTGTTATGTCGTTTGTTAAGTACATCAACAAATGGCTCATCATCCCGATCTTCAATACCCTCAGCCAATTCATTACCAACTACGGCGTTATCATCATGATCATGACCATCATGATCAGGTTGATACTGTCTTTCTTCACCTATAAGAGCTACCTCTCGGCCGCAAAGATGCGCGTGCTGAAGCCGGAGATCGACGAACTGCGCGCGAAGTATGGCGAAGACCAACAGAAATTTAGCATGGAGCAAATGAAACTGTTCCGTACGGCTGGTGTAAACCCGCTGGGAGGTTGTTTACCTACGTTATTCCAGCTACCGATACTGTTCGCCATGTACTACTTCTTCCCAACTTCAATTGAGTTGAGGCAGCAGCCATTCCTGTGGGCAAACGACCTTTCGACCTACGATAGCATTGCTACCCTGCCGTTCAACATACCGTTCTATGGCGACCATGTCAGCCTGTTCACCTTGCTGATGACAGCATCAAGCTTGTTCCTGGCACTGTACAACCGCAATATGACGCAACAGGATCCGAACAACCCTATGCTGAAATACATGCCTTATATCTTCCCCTTCATGCTGATAGGCGTATTCAACAAGATGGCAGCGGCCCTGACGTTCTACTACTTCTTCTCAAACATGATCAGCATCGCACAGCAGTTCATTATCCAGAAGTACATCATCAACGAAAAGGCAATACACGCCCAGATACAAGAGAACAAGAACAAACCGGCTACTCCATCAAAGTGGCAGCAACGCCTGGAGCAAATGCAAAAATCCCAGATGGATCGCATGCAGCAACAGCCGAAGAAAAAATAA
- a CDS encoding GSCFA domain-containing protein, with amino-acid sequence MQLTLQLDIPQLPQPITYHNSILLIGSCFTENMSERLALHKFRVLSNPNGILFNPLSVAQSLDSYIDNRLYTENDLFQLNDLWNSWDHHTRFSDIDKQAALDHINQSQQHASEFVKTAGWVMITLGSSFQYYLKDSGKHVANNHRAPAQWFEKRLLDIHSITGTLSNTLSKLIAINPSVKLLFTISPVRHIRDGVIDNNRSKARLLEAVHLLCSEFSQAYYFPAYELIIDILRDYRYYDIDYVHPNYLATSFVWEQFVNSCIDPSTQKVMKEVQDIATARSHRPRFPETEGHRKFLASYAQKVETLTGLHPYLDLSHELAYFSGKNI; translated from the coding sequence ATGCAATTAACGCTACAACTTGACATACCGCAACTTCCGCAACCAATAACTTATCATAACAGCATCCTGTTAATAGGGTCCTGCTTTACGGAAAACATGTCAGAACGTCTGGCTCTGCATAAATTCAGAGTGCTTTCGAATCCCAACGGTATCCTCTTCAATCCCCTGAGCGTTGCACAAAGTCTTGACAGCTATATAGATAACCGACTCTATACCGAAAACGATCTGTTTCAACTTAACGACCTCTGGAATAGCTGGGACCACCATACCCGCTTCTCCGATATTGACAAACAGGCAGCACTCGACCATATTAATCAGTCCCAGCAACATGCGTCTGAGTTTGTGAAAACTGCCGGATGGGTCATGATCACACTGGGTTCTTCGTTCCAATATTATCTAAAAGACTCCGGTAAGCATGTTGCCAACAACCACCGGGCACCGGCTCAATGGTTTGAAAAACGACTGTTAGACATACACTCCATCACCGGTACACTAAGCAATACACTTAGCAAACTCATTGCCATAAATCCGTCGGTAAAGCTTCTGTTCACAATTAGTCCGGTCAGGCATATCCGGGATGGTGTGATCGACAATAACCGTAGCAAAGCAAGGTTGCTAGAAGCCGTGCACCTTTTATGCAGCGAATTTTCCCAGGCTTATTATTTTCCGGCCTATGAGCTGATCATCGATATCCTTCGCGATTACCGATATTATGATATCGACTATGTGCACCCTAACTACCTGGCCACCTCGTTTGTCTGGGAGCAGTTTGTCAATAGCTGCATTGATCCGAGCACCCAAAAGGTGATGAAAGAAGTGCAGGATATCGCCACGGCCCGCTCGCACCGTCCCCGTTTCCCAGAAACGGAAGGCCATCGCAAGTTTTTGGCATCATATGCCCAAAAAGTCGAGACCCTTACCGGGCTACATCCATACCTCGACCTATCGCACGAATTAGCCTATTTTTCAGGCAAAAACATATAA
- a CDS encoding ABC transporter ATP-binding protein translates to MIQFDRFEKFYGDRLIVKADLSLPGNFYWLKGGNGSGKSTLLKSVTGLIPYRGDISVAGMSIKKQRMAYRNAVSYAEAEPLYPEFLTGSDLLNFYVETRGGSKLQADELVEGLNIGSFIHTKTGTYSSGMLKKLSLALAFIGNPKLIMLDEPFITIDTIGIEQLNVLIGNSLRNGVQVLITSHQELSFEGMPKPSMLRIENSELIQPAL, encoded by the coding sequence ATGATACAGTTTGATAGGTTCGAAAAGTTTTATGGCGATAGACTTATCGTCAAAGCAGATCTTTCGCTACCCGGAAACTTTTACTGGCTGAAGGGAGGTAATGGCAGTGGCAAGAGTACGCTCTTAAAATCGGTTACAGGGCTAATACCATATCGGGGCGATATTTCTGTTGCTGGCATGAGCATAAAAAAGCAGCGCATGGCTTACAGAAATGCCGTGAGCTATGCTGAGGCCGAACCGTTGTACCCCGAATTTCTTACCGGTAGCGATCTGTTGAATTTTTATGTGGAAACGCGCGGCGGTAGCAAATTACAGGCGGATGAACTGGTTGAAGGACTGAACATCGGATCGTTTATTCACACTAAAACAGGTACTTATTCCAGCGGTATGCTCAAAAAGCTATCATTGGCGCTCGCTTTCATAGGCAATCCAAAGTTGATCATGCTCGATGAGCCTTTTATCACGATAGATACGATAGGCATAGAACAATTGAATGTGCTGATCGGCAATAGCCTGAGAAACGGGGTGCAGGTGCTTATCACTTCACACCAGGAATTAAGTTTCGAAGGAATGCCGAAACCTTCCATGCTGCGAATAGAAAATAGTGAACTCATTCAACCTGCGTTATGA
- the nfi gene encoding deoxyribonuclease V (cleaves DNA at apurinic or apyrimidinic sites), with the protein MPVDYSHVSPSEAISIQKEIRNQVNLVPLDREIKTIAGADISFNKHSDTVYAGIIVLSYPELEIIESATTVFKTTFPYVPGLLAFREVPALQQVWQQLNHKPDALILDGHGIAHPRRVGVASHFGILEGVVTIGCAKSLLAGSFKMPENVPFSTSPMVHREETIGTALRTKVNCKPVFISPGHLITLDESVDIVKHCTRRYRIPEPTRLAHLLVNKVRKEHK; encoded by the coding sequence ATGCCGGTAGATTATTCCCATGTATCCCCTAGCGAAGCCATATCCATACAAAAAGAGATCAGAAACCAGGTAAACCTGGTGCCGCTCGATCGTGAGATCAAAACAATAGCAGGCGCCGATATCTCTTTCAATAAACATTCGGATACGGTGTATGCCGGGATCATCGTCCTCAGTTACCCCGAGCTTGAAATAATAGAAAGCGCGACAACTGTATTTAAAACAACTTTCCCGTACGTGCCGGGACTGCTGGCCTTTCGCGAGGTACCTGCCCTGCAACAAGTATGGCAACAACTGAATCATAAGCCGGACGCCTTGATCCTTGATGGTCATGGAATTGCTCACCCGCGCCGTGTGGGCGTTGCATCGCATTTTGGTATCCTGGAAGGGGTAGTAACCATCGGTTGTGCCAAAAGCCTGCTCGCTGGCAGCTTCAAAATGCCGGAAAATGTGCCCTTTTCTACGTCCCCTATGGTTCATCGCGAAGAAACGATCGGAACGGCTCTCCGTACGAAGGTGAATTGTAAGCCGGTATTCATATCGCCCGGCCACCTCATTACGCTGGACGAAAGTGTTGATATCGTAAAGCACTGTACCCGCAGATACCGTATACCTGAGCCTACCCGGTTGGCGCATTTACTCGTCAATAAGGTTAGGAAAGAGCATAAATAA
- a CDS encoding helix-turn-helix domain-containing protein yields the protein MKIVADIVQVHTDAPIERVLGQPARVLAREQVSMNSFVHAEWIEVNFADATWPEEHARLNLFPIGDGQFCVQLLYLQYADEPGNANICWIEFRPEFFDQYPLSMLSAEEPFRFDEVREQQFSICSQTTKLLTEIREVQSPSALRKALQQTEIALQMLRRALDCIAMPFTVCPVPACRFLAFDSEREKVLEARKLIEQNVEQSFTIKDLSRRVAMNECYLKKGFKALVGKTIHEFQQDLRIAKAKDMLQQPGFSVSDVANSLGYSSISHFSTAFKKATGLKPCELLR from the coding sequence TTGAAAATTGTTGCGGACATAGTACAAGTTCATACCGACGCGCCTATAGAACGTGTCCTCGGCCAGCCGGCCCGCGTATTAGCGCGTGAGCAGGTGTCGATGAATAGTTTTGTACATGCCGAATGGATCGAGGTGAATTTTGCGGATGCTACATGGCCGGAAGAACATGCCCGCCTGAACCTATTCCCCATTGGAGATGGCCAGTTTTGCGTGCAGCTGCTGTATTTGCAGTACGCCGATGAGCCGGGCAACGCGAATATTTGCTGGATAGAGTTCAGGCCCGAGTTTTTCGACCAGTATCCGTTGTCGATGCTAAGCGCTGAAGAGCCTTTCAGGTTTGACGAAGTAAGGGAGCAGCAATTCAGCATTTGTTCGCAAACAACTAAACTGCTTACTGAGATCAGGGAAGTACAGTCACCATCGGCACTGCGCAAAGCCCTGCAGCAAACAGAGATTGCCCTGCAAATGCTGCGCCGCGCGCTGGATTGCATTGCAATGCCATTCACGGTTTGCCCGGTACCCGCCTGTCGTTTCCTCGCTTTCGACAGCGAACGTGAAAAGGTACTGGAGGCACGTAAGCTGATAGAGCAGAACGTCGAGCAATCGTTTACGATTAAAGATCTATCCCGCAGGGTGGCAATGAATGAGTGCTACCTGAAAAAGGGATTTAAGGCGCTTGTAGGTAAGACCATCCATGAATTCCAGCAAGACCTGCGCATAGCGAAAGCCAAAGACATGCTGCAACAACCGGGCTTCTCCGTATCTGACGTGGCTAACTCACTTGGCTATAGCAGCATATCACATTTCAGCACTGCCTTCAAAAAAGCCACAGGTCTCAAGCCTTGTGAGTTGTTACGCTAA
- a CDS encoding lipopolysaccharide biosynthesis protein, with protein sequence MASLKKLAGQTVWYGVSNIAVRLLTYLLTPYLTHVLTGPKGQVVFGQQGFLYSIFPVMNILYTYGMETAYFRFSTTEDKLKLYRTQLTSMLVSTLFFSALLWIFRVPAAEFAELGDRTEYVWWCAAIIGLDALSALPYARLRKENRPRKYAATKAIGIVVFVFTIVFLYSFGDNIAKSGGIFADWYNRHWGIGFILFANLLQAIVTLVLLAKELLDYRPYIDKAIIRKVLPYSLPILIAGFAGTFNDSLNRVMFQKLYPASSQESLRLLGFFTAALRLSILINLAIQAFRLAAEPFFFSISQEKNATGTYARVMKWFVIIMALMFLNVTLYIDIWKHFLSEEYRVAIGLVPVLLLSYIMFGIYTNLTVWYKLTDKTRFGTYIMIIGAVVTVVFNLALIPSWGYHACAWGMLLTNTVMVVLSYSWGQKYYPIPYNVGKLAAYLGVMLLLFFIQYGINSVTTNLAIRLSTGTALFLGYFFFIYTQERGELQRFPVIGKFIK encoded by the coding sequence TTGGCCTCACTAAAAAAGCTAGCCGGACAAACGGTATGGTATGGAGTCAGCAACATTGCTGTACGGCTGCTTACCTACCTGCTCACCCCTTACCTAACGCACGTACTGACTGGTCCTAAAGGACAGGTCGTATTTGGTCAGCAGGGTTTTCTCTACTCCATTTTCCCTGTTATGAATATTCTCTATACCTATGGTATGGAGACCGCCTATTTCCGCTTCAGCACAACAGAAGATAAGCTCAAGCTATACAGAACACAGCTTACCTCTATGTTGGTGAGCACATTGTTCTTCTCTGCATTGCTTTGGATCTTCCGCGTGCCTGCTGCAGAATTTGCTGAGCTGGGAGATCGCACAGAATATGTTTGGTGGTGTGCGGCCATCATCGGTCTTGATGCGCTTTCTGCGTTGCCATACGCCCGCCTGCGCAAAGAGAACCGTCCACGGAAATATGCGGCTACAAAGGCAATAGGTATTGTCGTTTTTGTTTTCACAATCGTTTTCCTGTACAGCTTCGGTGACAACATTGCAAAAAGCGGAGGCATTTTTGCTGATTGGTATAACAGGCATTGGGGTATCGGTTTCATTCTGTTTGCCAACCTGCTGCAGGCCATTGTAACGCTGGTATTGTTAGCTAAAGAGCTGTTAGACTATCGCCCTTACATTGATAAAGCGATAATCAGAAAAGTATTGCCATATTCATTGCCAATACTCATAGCAGGCTTTGCGGGTACCTTCAACGATTCGCTCAACCGCGTGATGTTTCAGAAACTCTATCCGGCTTCATCTCAAGAATCACTGAGGTTGCTCGGTTTTTTTACGGCAGCTCTTCGCCTTTCTATCCTTATTAACCTAGCAATACAGGCTTTCCGCCTTGCTGCCGAGCCTTTCTTCTTTTCCATATCGCAAGAGAAAAATGCGACCGGCACATACGCACGAGTTATGAAATGGTTCGTCATCATCATGGCGCTGATGTTCCTCAACGTGACCTTGTACATCGATATCTGGAAGCATTTTCTGAGTGAAGAATATCGCGTTGCTATCGGGCTCGTTCCGGTGTTGCTGTTGTCATACATCATGTTCGGCATTTACACCAATCTGACTGTGTGGTATAAGTTGACTGATAAGACCCGCTTTGGAACTTACATCATGATCATTGGTGCGGTTGTGACAGTAGTCTTCAACCTGGCGCTGATACCAAGCTGGGGATATCATGCTTGTGCCTGGGGTATGCTGCTGACCAACACAGTGATGGTTGTTCTCTCTTATTCGTGGGGACAGAAATACTATCCGATACCGTACAATGTTGGTAAACTAGCCGCCTATCTTGGTGTTATGCTATTGCTATTCTTTATCCAGTATGGCATCAACAGTGTCACCACAAACCTGGCAATTCGCTTGTCAACCGGCACTGCATTATTCCTGGGTTATTTCTTTTTCATCTACACGCAGGAACGCGGGGAACTGCAACGTTTCCCTGTCATCGGTAAATTCATCAAATAG